One window from the genome of Cucumis melo cultivar AY chromosome 12, USDA_Cmelo_AY_1.0, whole genome shotgun sequence encodes:
- the LOC103497133 gene encoding tropinone reductase homolog At5g06060, whose amino-acid sequence MGLESPSLTARAYFKSKYGHTPVDDRWSLRGKTALVTGGTRGIGRAIVEELVGFGARVHTCSRNEGELRQCLRHWKDLEFEVSGSVCDVSVRAQREELMENAGNTFDGKLNILVNNVGRNIRKPTTEFTDEEFSFLMKTNVESVFHLSQLAYPLLKSSGEGSIVFMSSVSSFVSLKSMSVQGATKGAINQLTKYLACEWAKDNIRSNAVAPWYIKTSMVEQVLSNKTYVEEVYSRTPLRRLGEPSEVSSLVAFLCLPASSYITGQIIGVDGGMSVNGFDPK is encoded by the exons ATGGGATTGGAGTCACCATCTTTGACTGCTAGAGCAT ACTTCAAAAGCAAATATGGTCATACTCCAGTTGACGATCGGTGGTCTCTTCGCGGAAAGACAGCCCTCGTTACCGGTGGCACTCGTGGAATTGG GCGTGCGATTGTGGAGGAATTGGTGGGTTTTGGGGCGAGAGTGCATACTTGTTCTCGGAATGAAGGTGAGTTGAGACAGTGTTTGAGGCATTGGAAGGATTTGGAATTTGAGGTTTCTGGGTCAGTCTGTGATGTGTCTGTTCGAGCTCAGAGAGAGGAGTTAATGGAGAATGCGGGTAATACTTTTGATGGGAAGCTCAACATTCTT GTGAATAATGTGGGAAGAAATATACGAAAGCCAACAACAGAATTCACAGATgaagaattttcttttcttatgaaAACCAATGTTGAATCAGTCTTTCATTTATCACAACTTGCTTACCCTCTTCTAAAATCATCTGGCGAGGGAAGCATCGTATTCATGTCCTCAGTCTCAAGTTTTGTGTCTCTGAAGTCCATGTCCGTTCAGGGAGCGACCAAAG GAGCTATCAATCAACTCACAAAATATTTAGCTTGTGAATGGGCAAAAGACAACATAAGGAGCAATGCAGTTGCCCCGTGGTACATCAAAACGTCAATGGTGGAACAG GTGCTGAGTAACAAAACATACGTAGAAGAGGTATATTCCCGAACCCCGCTTCGACGGTTGGGAGAACCAAGTGAAGTATCATCCTTAGTTGCATTCCTTTGCCTACCTGCTTCATCTTATATTACTGGCCAAATCATTGGTGTTGATGGAGGGATGTCTGTTAATGGCTTTGACCCAAAATAA
- the LOC103497134 gene encoding transcriptional regulator TAC1-like, giving the protein MEIDQQEDASCEYQEQSGVNQSTARSYECNFCKRGFTNAQALGGHMNIHRKEKAKLKQSITTSSLSSSPNKMVVDTPKMMSTPTRFPWVVISPSTREEHGRSNRCGLEETLISEEFQQLPLFVENNPSNIDQNLEIRQVLPIEVDCDSKLGSPSRHGSSVSELDLELRLGPEPQNSTPSTSLPTGRTTHFF; this is encoded by the coding sequence atggaaattgatcaacaagaagatgCAAGCTGTGAGTATCAAGAACAAAGTGGTGTAAATCAATCAACAGCTAGGTCTTATGAGTGCAATTTTTGTAAACGAGGCTTCACAAATGCACAAGCTTTAGGAGGCCATATGAACATACATAGAAAAGAGAAGGCCAAGCTCAAGCAATCGATAACGACATCGTCGTTGTCGTCATCACCAAACAAGATGGTTGTAGATACCCCGAAGATGATGAGTACTCCAACAAGGTTTCCATGGGTCGTCATCTCACCATCTACTAGAGAAGAGCATGGTCGAAGCAATAGATGTGGTCTAGAAGAAACCCTAATTTCGGAAGAATTTCAACAACTCCCACTTTTCGTCGAAAATAATCCTTCAAATATAGATCAAAACTTGGAGATCCGTCAAGTTCTTCCGATCGAGGTTGATTGTGATTCAAAGCTAGGATCACCGTCTCGACATGGTTCTTCCGTCTCCGAGCTCGATCTTGAGCTTAGATTAGGACCTGAACCACAAAACTCGACCCCGTCAACATCACTCCCTACCGGTAGGACTACACATttcttttga
- the LOC103497135 gene encoding uncharacterized protein LOC103497135, with the protein MSGGFFRGTSADQDTRFSNKQAKLLKTQKFPAELDQLVDTTKVKMDVIRPWIATRVTELLGFEDEVLINFIYGLLDGKEVNGKEVQIQLTGFMEKNTVKFMKELWILLLSAQKNASGVPQQFLDAKEEEIRKKKAETDFLANEIQKKREKENREIEEQRSKNMDDGAEKVSNSVLEHSSKNVRSRAMRNYPEDEEVAEKRNGVRGRSSDRHKSRSMSGSPQRRRRSFSRGRSSSSPRRRDHRDSFSPRHRSSHLRRRSSSTSHRKSRSPKVRQLRSPSQHSSPSPHRKSPYRSSSPVQRLSSSPTHRRSPSLDKHNRSPSPSRHRRSLSPVRRRRSPSPVRRRRSPSPKWRRRSPSPEWRRRSPSPVRRRRSPSPGRRRRSPSPGRRRRSPSPIRRRRSPSPIRRRRSPSPIRRRRSPTPSRRHRSPSPYRRKSPSFVRRRRSPSPSHRRRSPSPAHYRRSPSPIKSHKSRSPVRRPMSSSPSPARKLDRSSPFDHRRTPSPLERRSPSTSLSKSPPLPQRSSPGLRQRSSPSQHGRRSTYGRSYSSEEQENLSPVKVKSAQHRRRSLSQSPMDRSRNVQTSPASQLPSRSLRSPERDATEWNNSNNRARVSSSSLEKSPAPANSPPVTKSANDDRRLSSPRSRAKQYCRDTRAEEEEATYTREGGNLESRSSLRKSLNSSIVGKVPSPGSDKHPQREVPGSDHKKSSSSHKEPSLVEEQQPSYSREGMKQDEKSHSRRSKAKDTELPSLENNNQHDDSDSDLEEGYKRKTGSKEKKRHRKSDRRDTSSDSEDSYDSELERKESRRRKKEERRLRKEKKRQKREERRRKKEERRAGKTKAKNLSDNYSDDDDQVAKEESYHSDDADEAEQKRLEIELRKKALESFNARKGTRS; encoded by the exons ATGTCTGGCGGGTTTTTCCGG GGTACGTCTGCGGACCAAGACACTCGTTTTTCGAACAAGCAAGCAAAGCTGTTGAAGACACAGAAGTTCCCTGCTGAACTAGACCAATTG GTGGATACGACAAAGGTGAAGATGGATGTTATCAGGCCGTGGATTGCTACGAGGGTGACCGAGCTTCTTGGGTTTGAAGATGAAGTTCTTATAAACTTCATATATGGTCTTTTGGATGGCAAG GAAGTAAATGGGAAGGAAGTACAGATACAACTCACTGGGTTCATGGAAAAAAATACTGTGAAGTTTATGAAAGAGCTTTGGATACTACTTCTCAGTGCCCAGAAGAATGCCAGTGGTGTACCTCAACAATTTTTGGATgccaaagaagaagaaattaggaAGAAGAAG GCAGAGACAGATTTTCTTGCTAATGAAATtcagaaaaagagagagaaggaaaaTCGAGAAATTGAGGAGCAGAGATCGAAGAATATG GACGATGGGGCTGAAAAGGTGTCCAATTCTGTTTTGGAGCATTCCTCAAAGAATGTGCGCTCAAGGGCTATGCGAAATTATCCAGAGGACGAGGAAGTGGCTGAAAAGAGAAATGGTGTTAGGGGAAGAAGCAG tgATAGACACAAATCAAGGAGTATGTCTGGATCACCTCAACGAAGACGACGCTCTTTTTCACGAGGAAGGTCGTCTAGTAGTCCACGTCGAAGGGACCATCGTGATTCATTCTCTCCTCGACATAGATCATCACATTTGAGGAGAAGATCTAGTTCTACTTCACATCGTAAGTCTCGATCTCCAAAAGTGCGCCAATTGCGTTCTCCTTCTCAACATAGTTCACCATCTCCTCATCGTAAATCACCATATCGATCATCTTCGCCTGTGCAACGTCTATCATCATCACCTACACATCGAAGGTCACCGTCACTTGATAAGCATAATAGATCACCATCACCCTCAAGGCATCGTAGGTCACTATCACCAGTTAGACGTCGTCGTTCACCTTCACCTGTTCGGCGTCGTAGATCACCATCACCTAAATGGCGTCGTAGATCACCATCACCAGAGTGGCGTCGTAGGTCACCTTCACCAGTACGGCGTCGAAGGTCTCCATCACCAGGACGACGTCGTAGGTCACCATCACCAGGACGACGTCGTAGGTCACCATCACCTATACGTCGCCGAAGGTCACCATCTCCTATACGACGTCGAAGGTCACCATCTCCAATACGACGTCGAAGGTCACCAACCCCATCACGACGTCATAGGTCACCATCTCCATATCGTCGAAAATCACCTTCGTTTGTGCGTCGTCGTAGGTCGCCATCTCCATCGCATCGTCGTAGATCACCATCTCCAGCGCATTACCGCAGATCACCATCACCTATTAAAAGCCATAAGTCTCGTTCTCCTGTGCGACGACCTATGTCATCTTCACCCTCACCTGCACGAAAATTGGATAGGTCATCCCCCTTTGATCATCGCAGAACACCCTCACCTCTGGAACGTAGATCTCCATCAACCTCTTTGAGCAAATCTCCTCCATTGCCGCAAAGGTCATCTCCAGGACTTCGCCAGAGATCAAGCCCTTCTCAACATGGTCGTAGATCCACATATGGTCGAAGTTATTCATCAGAGGAGCAGGAAAACCTATCCCCTGTCAAAGTAAAATCTGCCCAACATCGGAGGAGGTCTCTGTCTCAATCTCCCATGGACAGGAGCAG AAATGTTCAGACATCTCCAGCATCCCAACTACCTTCTAGATCTTTAAGATCGCCAGAAAGGGATGCTACGGAATGGAATAATTCCAATAACAGAGCACGAGTGTCATCATCATCTTTGGAGAAGTCTCCAGCACCAGCAAATTCTCCACCAGTTACAAAGAGTGCTAATGATGATAGGAG GTTAAGTTCTCCACGATCACGGGCAAAGCAGTATTGTCGTGACACAAGGGCGGAGGAAGAAGAGGCCACCTACACTAG GGAGGGTGGGAATCTTGAATCTAGGTCTTCATTGAGGAAATCACTGAATTCTTCAATTGTTGGCAAAGTCCCTTCACCTGGAAG TGATAAGCATCCTCAAAGGGAGGTGCCTGGAAGCGATCATAAAAAATCTTCATCATCACACAAAGAACCTTCACTTGTTGAGGAGCAGCAGCCCTCATATTCAAGAGAAGGTATGAAACAGGATGAAAAAAGCCACTCACGCCGAAGTAAGGCCAAGGACACTGAGCTTCCATCACTCGAAAATAATAACCAACACGATGACTCAGATTCTGATTTGGAGGAAGGCTATAAGCGTAAAACTGGAAGTAAGGAGAAGAAAAGACACAGAAAATCAGACAGGCGCGACACTTCTTCAGACTCTGAAGACAGCTATGATTCTGAATTGGAGAGGAAGGAGAGcaggaggaggaagaaggagGAGAGGAGGTTGCGGAAGGAGAAGAAGCGCCAAAAACGTGAAGAGCGTCGACGCAAAAAGGAAGAGCGCCGAGCAGGGAAGACAAAAGCTAAGAACCTCAGTGATAATTACTCAGATGACGATGATCAAGTTGCAAAGGAAGAGTCTTATCACAGCGATGATGCAGACGAGGCTGAGCAGAAAAGGCTAGAGATCGAATTGAGGAAGAAGGCACTGGAATCATTCAATGCAAGGAAAGGAACAAGGTCCTGA